GATTTTTTAACGTCATTTGTGAACTTTATTCTAATGTCATATGTTTAAGCTAAATGCGGGCACATGTACAGACCCCAAAATATTTGGATTGCGTATAATTTTGTCATGTTATCTTAACCAATTGAAATTATATATGTATTTAACGTATCCCCTTTTTATCAGAAAAACATTTCCTACTATTTCACTTATATAATCTTGAAACGGGTATATGATTCCATTTTTAGATCATACAGTTGCCACAAAGTCGTTCTGAACTTTTCTTTCACTCAAAGGTATATTTATTATACCGATGCCATTTCTATCATATGTTTACATCATATTAGGAACTTTTTTGATGAATGTATTGTTTTTGAAAAGTTCTCTTTTTTATGAAAAGTAGTTTATTTTAGGTTAGGGGTTGTATATTCGTAATCGGAAGAAAAATGAGTTATGAAACTAACTATTCCTCAATTCCTTCGTGCTCAATATTACATTTTGACTTTATTTCCTGCCTGGACACCCTGTTAGCTACTCTAAGAGTATATAGTAATGATTGTATAGCTATACCTTTCCTCTCATGCAACTAATTTGGATTAAAAAAGCACTATTAATATTTGATATATATCACCTTTCTGTTTTTTTGTTAAATTTGGATCTTCACATACATTTACAGGCAAAAGAAGCTGGAAGTACTCGTTTTTGCATGGGTGCTGCATGGAGAGACACTGTAGGAAGGAAGACCAACTTCAAGCAAATCCTTGAATATGTAAAAGAAATAAGGTAATCAGCTAAAGTGATCAAATGACATATACTCATTAATCAGGATGCATATCATTGGAGGAAATCAAAGTTTTAGCACCATTATCGGCTACACTATTGCGTAAATTGTACTTGTATGTTTCAACTGAAAAGAGAAATTTAGATGATCAAGACCTTGACTACCAAGCTTATCAGACCTTTGCCAACTAATTAAGTAATCAAGATCTTTATAACAATAGTATGATTCATCTTTATGTGTATTTACTATTAGAGCTGGTTCTTAATGAAAGATGAAAACTCATATAAGGTTAGTTAATTGGCTTGCATCAAATTATTGTGATTTTTTTTTGTTATACATGAAACTATTTAGAGTTGCTTTCCTGGGTAGCACAGTGATCAGATGTTTTAGAAGAGAACTGGTGCATTGTGTATTTGACTTGTGACCCTCTTAGATATATGTAGCTGATGCTTATAAAGAGGTTATTATCACTCTTTGATATAAACACAGCTTGAATTATTTTGTAGAATTATAAGATATTAAAGGTTTCAAAGCAGTAATTTATGAATTGATGAACTCTGATGTGCAGAGTCATAGGCTGTTTTCTATTGTGGATAAGAAAGTGCCTCTGTGATATATGCTGGAGTTAGTTTAATCTGAAAGGTTTTTATTGCTTCTCGGTCTCAGGTTAATTCAGAATACATAAGAATTAGTTTTCCAGTCCCTTGAAGTTACAATTTGCTTAGAAAATGTATTTGGGATGGTACTAGATTGTTAGAAGTGTAGGCAAAGCCGCAAAGTGGGCTGTGATGTTGGTAGATGTCGTTTTAATCTGCCTGCTCTATCAGAATTAAAAGCTATAGAAATATGTGTTTTGTAGTTTATTTCAATAATTGTTCAGTTTACTTTAAATCCACATGGTAACTTCCTTGCCAAATCATTCACAGACAATCTACTACTTGTTTGATTGACATATAATGTAAAGTGTAAACTATAATTAGTTTTTCTCTTGCTATTGCACAGAAAGTTTGTGAATTTACTAATGTAGTTTAGCATGTCCTTAACCTAAATACATGTTATCTACAGGGGTATGGGGATGGAGGTTTGCTGCACCTTAGGAATGATTGAAAAGCATCAAGCTGAAGAGCTCAAAGAGGCAGGGCTTACAGCTTACAACCACAATCTTGATACCTCGAGGGAGTATTACCCCAATGTAATAACCACAAGATCATATGATGAACGCCTAGAGACTCTGAAGCATGTTCGGGAAGCTGGCATTAATGTTTGCTCAGGTAATAtcatcattttttttaaaaaaaaactatctGCAAACTAGTGTCGTGGTgaactttattatttttttctgGGTCAACTAGATTCAAAGTTATTCGACTTTGTGTTACTTATACTAGAGTTGGTATAATAACTTTGCATAATTGTCCAATTGGTTTTGCCATGCCAATGTTGAAAAAGATTTCATTTAATGTTGAATAAAGAAATGTTTTTAGTAATAGTAATAATTCTAGCCGTCTGGGAGAAGCACAAAAATGCATTCCTGATCTGCACAAGATTTATGTTTTTTTAAGAATTTTAAGAATATCTGTCTGCATCTGTGTTTTTACATGAATTCTTGTTGAACGATAATATCTTTCATAATATCTTTCATTAGAACACATATCTAAGAATTCTCAGGGATTTATATGTGTATACTTCCTCATTCCCAAAGGTTTGGTGATCTTATTCTATCTGCAGTGTCTAGTGACCTATTCAACTAGCTGTTTGCTTTTCTTCTGTTAAATAGATTGCTACATTACAGACCTCAGTATCACGTAGAAGCTAACTAATTCATCTTTTAGCCATGTATACCCATATGATATTCAACCATCTCATCAAAAATTAACCATCACTTGCAGAGTCAGAAAACAATGAGCTGTTCGGTAACAAGttaagtgattgaattaacttAATCTTTTGTTACATAATTTTGACCTTAGAATTGGTGCTATATAGATATCACACCTTAGTGTAAAGACATAATAGTGGAACCCAAATAAGTGGTATAGACATTTAGGACACATGACCAAAAATTAGGCAATACTCTTAATTGTGTAGTGGTTTTGTGTTTCATGTGCATCCGTGTTAATATTTTTGCATGCCTATCTCATTGATAACCAGTACAAGGTAATAAACACTTCATACAACAACTTTGGAGTGGGTATCGAGAATAATTATATTATGCAAATTGAAATCAATTAAATGTAACTCTCACCCACCTTGTTAGAATTTTGAGTGCGGTGAGGCAAATGGGCAACCCACCCCGAGCCACCTCCAATGGCGGGAGCCTTGCTCTAATCTCGGTTATGGGGGGAGAATATGTGGCACTATAATACATATATAGATATTTGTACAGGTCAGCATAATTTTTTTTAGCACTCGTACACACATGCCTCCACTGAGACTCCTTCGTGTTACCAAGAGAAGAAGCGCTATCCTCCAGGATACAATGCTATGGATAAAGAGGGGGATGCTGCAGTATATTTTTGTTTCCCAAGAATTTGCGGTGGATATGAAATAGGTGCCCGTGGCGCGGGTATGGATTTATATTTTCTCTTCAGAAGATCCACCCCAAAATAATATAGTATGTGTATATTTCGTTATTGCTTATATCTATTTCTTAACTCATATTTAAAATAGTAATTTATAGATAAAACGCAATATCATAAATCAAAGTTGCCTATACTTTCAATATGTAAAAAGCCTTCTTCCATTTCAAATCCTTCTTAGTACCTATTATTTCACTGTAGCAAATAGATATATCAAACGGAGAGTGGTGGGAATTGGACATGGAGAATCCTAATATCCCCGTGGGGTTAACTATGGGGGTTGGAGAACGTTTCTTGCTGGCTGCAAGGACACGGGGCGCAGATAGGGCACGCAAAAATACACGTCTCACTGACATCCCTATCCATTTTCTTGCTTTGTTGTGTCTTGGTTCACTGTTTCGACTTTTTGTATCTTTAGCAGTATTCCAAATACATTGTGATTATTTGAACAAAACATAGTATATTTGGCACAAGTAAATTTTTTAACTTAATTTTAATGTGACCATGAGGGATAAGCTACTTTGATAATTTTGTTATAGGAGGTATTATTGGACTTGGAGAAGCAGAAGATGACCGAGTTGGTTTACTGCACACTCTGGCAACACTACCTACTCACCCAGAGAGTGTCCCCATTAATGCGCTGCTTGCAATGAAAGGCACGCCTTTAGAAGAACAAAAGGTGAACGCCTTTTCCGTTAAGATGCATGTATCTGCTAGCTAGAAATATATCTTCACCATTCTATTGTTTTTCAGTCTGTATGTTTTCTCACTTGTCAGAAAATTGCATGTTAATAATTGTATATATGAGGCTTCTTGATAACAGAATTTCGATCGAGCATAAACATGCCAATATGTTATGAATTGTTTAAGCCAATAACTTCTTTACCTTGACATAGAGCTTGTTTGTTTGCCATTCATTTACCTAGGAAAAATGAAATTACCTAGGAAGTACATATTGTAAAGTTATTTGGTTAACATTCATAAGGGAAGTGGAAGTTCCAATGAAGTTTGAATGCCCACATAAGACAGGAAGTTACTTACCCAAACCCTCTTTGGTAACTTACACTTTCTTTGCATGGGAAGTTGATACCCACATGCAAACCAAACACATTTCCTACTTCCTAATAATAACAATTTTCGTAGTGAATATAACTCCCATAGGACATGATTTCTCATGGTCAACCAAACAAGCACATAGTTATTGGTACAAGTCAACTTCTTGTATTCTGTTTGCACTGATATGTTGCTCTTGAAGATCAGGAATTGACCAACCTTTTTACTCATTCTATTGGTTAATGATAGTCTTCATATGTTGCTCTTAAAGAGCAGGAAATGACCAACCTATATACTCATTCTATTGATTAATGATGTAGTCTTGATGCATTACTCTTTGGTAGTTTTGATACGGACTTGTATTAGTTGGTGATCAAGATGTCGAGTAGAAACATTTTATTTGCTCTCTGAGCTTTTTGGTGTCTTGGCAGCACCTCTCAGATATAAATCTACGCCACTTATAAATTGTCTTTACAAATGGCCTTAAAAGATTAGGCCTTCCTCCATTTTTATTCTTCAAATTTTGGTCCGCTAATTGTTTATATTTCTTTCCTAATCTAAGCCGGTTGAAGTGTGGGAGATGATTCGGATGATTGCCTCGGCTCGTATTACAATGCCAAAAGCAATGGTCAGGCTGTCTGCTGGCAGAGTTCGATTCAGTATCCCTGAACAGGCTTTGTGCTTTCTTGCTGGTGCAAATTCAATTTTCACAGGCGATAAGCTGTTAACAACACCAAACAACGACTTTGATGCTGATCAACAGATGTTCAAGCTGCTTGGACTTATTCCGAAGGCTCCAGATTTTTCTAATGACGCAGAAGGGAAGGATTTCGAAGCAGAAAACTGTGAAGTTGCTGTTTCCAATCAGTAAAATATTCCTGAAAAGTAGTTAATGTATTAACATAGTCCTGGTGTATTATGAAATGTTGCATTTGAGCCTGGATAACATTTAAAAAAAGTCGAAGTTGTCATCAACTTTTAGATTATCAATTTTTAGCTAAACACTGTTCCTTTAAGCTTATCAATGTTTAgctttttaataattaaattaagtAATTCTTAACTGACAAATAACAATTATTTTTTAATAGTACTCCGTATTaagaaataaaaaattaaaatttaaaagttCACTATACGTTTTCTATAACAAATTTAACTTGAAGAAAAAGCCAAATCATATTTTTCTGAATAATTCGGCCTATATATCTTACAAATCAACCTGTTTAAACAAATTTCAGCAATTGGCGAGAATTAACTTAGGAAACGACAAGAAATAAGTCCGTTAAGTTATACAAGTTGACTTGGCTACTTGATAGAAGCCGCATGATAAGCCATGACAGCCATTCAAAAAGCAACAATCAGACCGCAATACCAACAATAAGATACTACTTCAGATACGATAGAGTTTTATAAGTGGAGAAAAACACGGGGAATGCACGGAAAACAATGCAAATCAAACACGGCTCCATGACTTCACTTCTAACTACTATTTCgggtaataataataatttattattattaacaCCGAATACAAATACTTTGTCATATTCCCTATGTGATTCCGCATCTTCTTTTATTTCTCTCAACACCAATCACAAACGTTTCTCTTGTTTTCCCACTCTTCGATCTTCTTCCTTTTCTGGTAATGTTTTCATATTATTGCACATTTATATTTATAGATTTTTGATGCGTTTGTGTATGTTGTGTTATATATCGTGTTCGTTGTGGATTTTTACGTGTTATGAGACTGTCTTTTTTCATGTTTTGTTGTTCTTTGTTTTCTATTTTCATGCCTTTGATCTGATCTGACTAACAAGGTTTGTTATGCTATTTCGATGCGTGCCAAATCTTTTTAGCCTACAAACTCTACTAAAAGTGTTACGTTATAAATCAACCAAACTTACCCTGTATATCCCGATTTAACTGTAATGCTGGATAGGTAATATGAATCGTATTAATATTTTTGTTTATATTGTTTATGAATCATAGGTAGATTTTAATGTTTAGATTATATGATAATTGTATTCACATAGTTTGCGAATCATTTGTATTTGTTGATTGACAATGAGGTTTATAGAGTTTGTATGTTAAAATGGTTTGTAGTGGAACGCGGCTCTATTTATATGTTGGATATGTTGTTATTCTTAATACTTTCAGGGTTGTGGTGTGTTGATAATCAATTGATTGTTCCGAAAACTACTGTATTTTATTCATGAATTACTGGGCAAAAAGGGTCAGATAGTTGTTAATTGACTTGAGTACAAAATATTCTTTTAAGTGTGTGGTGAAGAGGAAACTAGTTTGTAGAGGGGATTAACAATTTGGGGCTGGAAAAGGTATTTGATTGATAAGATGCGTGATGTTTTTGTTGCGTGATTATATAGCATTTTTAAGGTGTAATTACCCTCTATCCTTTCTGAATTAGCTTTCTTATATGTTCAGTGGTTTCTGAAATGGGCTCGAATCCTCTTCCTGGCACTAGTGTATACCCTTTGCATCGGTCTAAAACTATTCACCTGGTTCGTCCCTCTATCATTCCCCTATATGATATACATTTTGCGTCTTTAACAATATATTATTGTATGCTGGGCTttcttgatgtgaagctacgatATATTGGATAGAAAGCATGATTCTATTGTTGAAACTTGAAAGCAAAGTGCTTCATATAAACAGGAGTATGTATATGTTGCTATTGTGTATGCAGGTGAGACATGCTCAAGGAATTCATAATGTAGCAGGAGAAAAGGACCACAGTGCCTACTTATCTCAAGAACTCTTTGATGCCCATCTCACCCCACTAGGCTGGCAGCAGGTAATGTTTGTGATTTTGTGAAATGTGATTTGACTGCTTCCTGTTGTAGACTCTCGGTTCAATTACTTGAAATGAAAAATAATTAAGCATTTAAGTTTACAGTTCTAGAGTTCATAATGTGAATATTACTATGTTTATCTGTATAAGTAAATAATATTGCCTAATTCTAGGGTCTAGGAGCGCCTGGTTTACATCCAGCGATTGTTTAGCAAGAAAGTTTACATCCAGTGATCGCTTAGCAAGAAAGAAATAACAATTGCAATTAGAAAACTTAAATTCATGGTTCATATTTTAAATCTGGATCAACCACATTTACAAGTGTTTCTTGAATTGGCTGGATATGATTATGTTACCATTACTGAAATTTCGGTGGGGGCTATAGCCCTTCATCCcatgcttaaatatttattataaatttgtATGTCGTGGTCTATGTG
The sequence above is drawn from the Apium graveolens cultivar Ventura chromosome 2, ASM990537v1, whole genome shotgun sequence genome and encodes:
- the LOC141706955 gene encoding biotin synthase, mitochondrial, with amino-acid sequence MMMRGAAVLKRSSSSTISLLLISPLLTTTRSYSSLLPSAAAQEANRTIQQGPRNNWSKDQIKAIYDSPILDLLFYGAQVHRHAHNFREVQQCTLLSVKTGGCSEDCAYCPQSSRYDTGVKAQKLMNKDAVLDAAHKAKEAGSTRFCMGAAWRDTVGRKTNFKQILEYVKEIRGMGMEVCCTLGMIEKHQAEELKEAGLTAYNHNLDTSREYYPNVITTRSYDERLETLKHVREAGINVCSGGIIGLGEAEDDRVGLLHTLATLPTHPESVPINALLAMKGTPLEEQKPVEVWEMIRMIASARITMPKAMVRLSAGRVRFSIPEQALCFLAGANSIFTGDKLLTTPNNDFDADQQMFKLLGLIPKAPDFSNDAEGKDFEAENCEVAVSNQ